The DNA segment AAGTAAAGGGCCGGCACATGATGTTCACTGGGGATGATACTGTCAAGACGACTTTAAGAGGTCGCGTGTTGGAGAGCGGTTGACGGTCATCAAATTTGCGATGGGGCGACACCTCAAACAGCACAAACTCAATCAACACCCACCCAAGCTCACCATCATTGGTGAGTGCTGGCGTGACCCCCTTACCCCATAAGCGCCAGGATAAGGGTTTGAAGGCCCGAAGGGTCGTCGTTTAATAGCCGGGGTGCGAAGCCCACGGTCCCGGCCAGGACGGGATCCAGGCCCTACCAGAGCGTCATTCAATGCCAACACAGGGGTTCTTATCCTGGCGCTTCTGCCCCCTTAACCCGAGGTATTCGATACGTCTTCCCCGGCGTAGCCTTGAGTTGCGAGTCGCACCCCAGATTGGGCGTAGGCTTCCGCCGGCATATCTTCCACCCCGGTGGCATCAATCCAGGTGTTGTAAAACTGAAACAGCGCACACACCGTGATCGCGTCGTAGATGGCTTCCTCTGACCAACCGGCGGCTTTCACCCGATCAATATCCGATTGATTGACCTGATTTGACCGCAACGTCACCTTTTCAATCAGGCCGAAGAGTACTTTCTCAGCTTCTGACAGCGAAGAGGTCCAGTAATTTTCCAAAACTTGTTGAACTCGTGCGCGGTCCCCGAGCACGGCTGCCGTGGCAGCGTGTGAGCCGACTCAGAAAGGGCACTGATTGAGCTTTGAAGTGAAGGCCGCGATCAGTTCGCGTTGTTCAATCGTGAGCGGCGATGGTCCACGCATCACCGCCTGAGTAAACAGATTGAGGTACTTGTTGCGTTCCGGCTTAAACGCCAGCAAGTGCAAAATTTGTGGAATCGGAAGCCCGGCGGCCTTCAATTGCCGAAGGCCCTCACCAGCTTCTCCTGGTGGATGGTGATGCTCGATTTCCGAGAGAAACATAAATTGTGAAGGTGTTCCTTTCAACACAATGGTTATTCGCTGGCGCGTGGCGGCCCCAGATCAAGGAAGGTGGTCAATGTCCGCCCATCAATGACCACGACATCAAATTGCCCAAACTCACTCCCGCCGAGGTCATCAATGACAATCCGAGTCTCACCCACGTCACTCGAAAGTTCATAAGGAATCACCGTCG comes from the Acidobacteriota bacterium genome and includes:
- a CDS encoding peroxidase; amino-acid sequence: MLGDRARVQQVLENYWTSSLSEAEKVLFGLIEKVTLRSNQVNQSDIDRVKAAGWSEEAIYDAITVCALFQFYNTWIDATGVEDMPAEAYAQSGVRLATQGYAGEDVSNTSG
- a CDS encoding peroxidase, whose product is MFLSEIEHHHPPGEAGEGLRQLKAAGLPIPQILHLLAFKPERNKYLNLFTQAVMRGPSPLTIEQRELIAAFTSKLNQCPF